The following nucleotide sequence is from Pseudoliparis swirei isolate HS2019 ecotype Mariana Trench chromosome 7, NWPU_hadal_v1, whole genome shotgun sequence.
TTTCTAAATACAAGTTTCATTGCAACTTTCCCCACATTGTCTAAAGCTCAGCTAGTTTATGAGAGTTAACAAAGAGTTAAAGAGCTCGTCGGTGGCTGACTGTCAGCTGATATTGGAGATAAGACGCCTGCTAATGTGAGCTAGTCGAGTGTCTGAAGCGGATAACTATCTATTAAACTATCTCGGTTAGGTAAATGAACTAATTTATCTGGAGGTAACTTCTCCGCGAGCATTAGGTCCCAGTTATTGAAATGCCTCCTCACCTGTCAGCTGTTGAAATCATGACGTCAGCCGCTTCCTTATCGGAGAGTTTGTTTCCTCTTCAACAACTCATCCTAACTTGTTTGGTAGACAGAGATCAACAATCACACAGACGTCGGTGAGTTAGTTCGAAGATTAGTTCGTGTGAAGCGGTGACGAGGCGAGTTAGAGAGCGAAAACTCCCTCTGGACGAACTAAAAACGAAGACAGAAAACCAGCTGCTTTCAAACCTGTGCAACCGGAAAGTGTTGCGGAAGCAAAGTGTAAAGTTGGAAGTAGTGATCAACACAACTTCgacctttcaaagtaaaagtatcGCATTGCATATGTATTTATTCCCCGCTTTAACACGCAAAAAGCACGTGTCCAACAAATAGACGTCTTCAAAACAAAGCCCACGATTCAGCACGTTTTAAAAACAGATTTATATCAGGAATacattttctatatttaatGTCTTTGCCGGAAGTATGTCTGTTGACCCTCGTGGAGGATGGTCGTCACGAGAGCGTTTAATGTTAAGTACGACTGGGTTTTTTCTGTCATCTAGTGGCCACAACGTGTAACAACAACTTTGTCGGTGACGTCTTATATATTCATGCTGATTACTTGTTGTTTGTGTTATGAATCACGTTTTACTATTGAGAGAAGTTAAAGTAAAGTGCCATACCTCCGTAGTCGGTCACAATGACCTCTGCTTCGCGGTGTAAATATTAAGGTATCATGTCCTGACGGTATTTAGAATAACACGCGTACTGCTCCCTGTGGTCACAATCGTCAGGTCAGCgttaataaaacacattaaGACATCCGGTAgatactttcaaaataaattaagaaaaatTAAACAATCACGAACTAATACAAATTATAACGGGCAAGTCAATTGAGTAGCAGTTGTGAGATGTTGACAATATTCACAATTTAAGTGGGAAAATACATATAGTGACTTTAAATATGCTATCTCTGTTATTTCAGTAAGTTCTGTCTGAATGAATAATATGTACTTTGCTGTCAAACgactgttgtgttgtttttactgaatattgtttattttgaaatgtcaatTATTAGAGAGATACTTTCGGAagttttgttcttgtttttgtatttaattgtatAGGTCATGTAAGGCCAAGCAGACTATTTAAGTATTTATGTTGTATACATGATTTTTGATGACGCCATTTAATTCCCTTCTTACTGTTCTTTTGTGTCCTTCCAATATTTCCGTCTCTCATTTTCTGTTAAAATAACCTCAGCATGTTTTTCTACCATCAAAGTAACCTCTCAACTATCTCTGTCTTCACCTGAAGTCTCTGAAATGTATTCCTTATAGATGGCCTATATATGGTCTAAATATGCATATTGCATTACATGTATTGTGTGgactaaatataattaaatattgtcaaaattacaaaatgaatgTAGGCCTGGCAGATCTGTCCGTCTCGCGATCAACTACCGCTAGCTAAAAACTAGTTGAACGTTTTGAGTAAATCACATTACAGAGTTTCTACCGCCCTCCAGTGGTCACAACGGAGAACTGCAAGATCAACATTAGGCTTGTCAAGCGTCATCAATGCTCGCCGTAGAAAAAATGTCGTCAAATAATTTCAAAATACAGTGACCAACCTGAAGTAGTATGAACCCATGCATAATACTGATAACATCATCACATGTGACCTGTATAAATACAAGCCTGAGCTTACTCCTTCGGCATCCAACactcaaaataaaagatcaaaatggAGAAGCAATCTGACTGAGAAAAGTGATGTTCAACTAAAACAAACTACTCCACAGTGTATGACTGGGAAATGTGATGTATTAATGACCTACTGAGGTGTTTAAATTTAACAACTACACACAGATTATATACgtacctttaaaaataaagctgCTAAAACCAGCTACTAGACTAAACTTAAACGatgcattatatttaaatggatatttacatgtttacatatcaAATTATTTGTTGAAATTGAGCACTACGGCACCAAAACGATTAGGCATATTATTAACCGTGCTTTAATTCTGAAAGGACAAACCGGAAAagctgtattttattttattttgttgcgcTTCACTCGTCATCTCAACGGTAACTTGGCAACGAGACGCTTCGCAGGAGCGAGCTAAATTACGgagattgtgttttttatgcaaTTGACAAAATAAGAAAGGAGATTTTTTATTTCGAGAATTGAATGAGGCCAATTTGACAAGAGCTGacattgtgtttatgtgttttacGTTAATTTATGTTTTATAGCAACTGTTTGACTCGGCAGTTTAGGGTTAACGCTGTTTATGAAGCGACTGCAAAGAGAGATACTCATCCAAGACGTGAAGTGGTGAGGCTTCACGTAAGACGCTGCAGTTTAGGAAGAGTTGGGGAAGAGATCAGGAattaggagagaggaaacagggAGCATCCTCAAGATGACCGAACTGTCTCAAGTCTACACTGCAACCAGAGAGACACTCGTCTCGAATAAGATTACTCACACTGGAGCACATGCATTGGTAAGCGTGGGTTGTTGAAcgtgtatatttgtataaaatgaGTAGTCTTTGTGATGATATTAAGGCTTGCAGTCAAGAAAGTTTAAAGAAACATGTTCATGTCaaagaatacacatttgtttgtataaAAGGGTTATCTAAGAACTGTCACCGGCTCATAACAATACTGACATTTGCTCTTTATTCAGTCTCTAGAATGGGTATTTGGGAAGAATCCTGCTTCCCCTGCCTTTACTCTCCTGGACCACGACCAGCTGGTGGTCCTCTTTGCTGGAGCTAATGTTGGGGTCATCTACAATCACACAACACACTCCCAGCACACACTCCAGGTAAATAAATACCCACGTTTCAGGTTGCCGATTGTAGCTTGAAATGGCTTGAAGTAGAGTATATATATTCAATCCTCTCAGGGTCACTGCTGCCCAATCTCATGCATGTGTGTCAGTGAGGACAGACGCTGGATCGCATCATCAGACCAGGGGCCGAAGAGCACAGTGATGATATGGGACTCCTACTCTGGGTAGCGCTTGATTCTACATGGAGGCTTTTTATGCATTCACCGTTGCTTTCGATGGTAACAATATAAATGATCAATATTCCAGCATTCCAGTCCATACCTTGTTCGATTGCCACCCCGAGGGAGGTGTCGCTGCGATGGCATTTTCAGGAGACACAAAGCTTCTGGTAACTCTCGGGGGTGAGGACGTTCAAGTGAGTATGCCAGCAGTCGTTTTTTTAAGTAAGTAAAGTGTTGGATAATCTAGATTGAGAAATGCACAAACCAGGAATACAATATAGACACATTTATGATCTGTGGTTTTGCCAAGTAGCCCATTCAGGTCTTCATTCATGATGAATAGGAAATATCTCGAGGTCAGGAGTGTGACATTTGACATGTCAGGGCTCCAAAAACCTTCGCTTGATGACACGGTAATGTAGCATAGGCTTAGATTTAGGATCTTTAAACATTATGTCAAGATTTTATTGTCCTTTTTTAGGATTAGCATTCGGGATTAAGTACCATttagaaagaaataaaaatatgacATATGTAACAGATTATAAACATCTGAACATCCTCTTTCTAGTTCTAACTGATAAattcacaaaacacaaaaacagctgAGATGGAAATTATTTCACTGTGGATTTGACTAAATTAATCACAATTAACCATTTGACAAtctttgcagtgtgtgtgtatttgggaTTGGACAAATGCAACTGATAAGCCTCTGTGGTTTACTCAACTCAATCCCACCCATGGTTTCCAAGTAAGtaacttttgtatttgtttacattttttttttacatcgcctTACGTCATAGAAATGTCATTCAGCAGAACAAACATCTAAATGTTGGACTGTTTTTCAGGATTACATCATTTTTAATCCAAACGATAGCGCTCAGCTGCTCAGCAACAGTAAAAGCCAGTTGCTGTTGTACAGCAGTGTAAGTCCTGCTGTTcctttttttctaaattaataATACAGCTGTTACGTTTATGTTTATTGCAATAATCATCTGATCTTTTTTAAGGCCAATGGCAGTCTGCAATACTTTGCCCTGGAGGTTAAGAAGGTAAAAACAAAGTTTCATAGATGTTTCTCTCATTTTATGGCAATTTCTTCAATAAATATATTCCATTGTTTCAACGATTTAAGATTTAAGTTTTGATTCTTCTGTATTTGCTCAGTATTTTGCAGACACTCAAACTGTCAGCAAGGCTGCGGGGTCCCTGACCCAGTCTGTGTTTCACTGTAAAAAGTCCCAGATCCTCACAGCGACGGCGGGCGGCTACCTTGTAGTGTGGGATCTGATGGAAGACTTAGCTGCACATGAAAGTTTCCCCAGACAGAGAATCAAGTTCATTCACATCCAGAAGGATCCAATCACTGTCCTCACCGTCATTGGCAGGtagccagagagcgagagagagagagagagagagatattcatgttgttgttgttttttacaaaagggtcatgtatttattgatttagatTTCTTCCTCTGTTTGACATCACAGCTGCATTGTGACTGGCGACACTCAAGGCCACGTCAAATTTTATGATGAAGGATCCCTGCATTGCACACTGAGGTACACTGAATTCAACCTGGATGCTATTCTCTCCATTTCCTTTTCCAAAGAGTGTGTGGAGGGACACCTGGAGGACAAACCATTTATCTTCAGGTGGAAGAAATACAATCTTTTAAGTTGCCAATCTACACTGCTATGTGCATTTTAGCCAAGCTGACCTCTCTTCTTTTTGCAGGAACTTTGTTGTGTCAACAGCCAGTTCCACAGTGGTGCATGTGAATACACAGACAGGCGTCCCTCAGATCCTGCTCCATAAGGAAAGTGAGCCCGTACATGCATTGGCCTGCCACCCCAAACAGCCAGCTGTGGCCATGGGAAATCAAAGGGGTGTTTTAAAAGTGTGGGACTATGAAAACAAAGTCATCATCGGCAGGAGGGTCTTTGAGACAGAGGAGCAGATTCAGTGTGTCACGTTTGACTCTCAAGGTGAGGCAACACTGTCAACAAACACATGTTGCATCGAAGCCAGTGTTACCCAGCTGCGACATGCATTTACAATCTGTCATTGAATTGTGAAATGTATAGAGCCCCCGTGTTGTCTCTGAACAGGACGATACCTGGCAGTCGGCTTCGGCAGTGGAGCGGTTCACATACTGAATCCCAGCACTTTACAAAGTGATCCAGAGGAAATATTTCATTACACTAAAGACGCCATCCACCACATCACCTTCTCCTCAGACTCAAAGTACCTTGCCACTGCGGTGAGCAAGTCCTTTTTGATTTCCCAGTGAAATATGTTTGAACTTATTGGTATGTTTCATGTTATTGGCAACATTGATTTTGTtctacattttgtgaaatcctgttgaccttttttatttcaagcTGTAATTGTGAAATAGATTTGTAGCAATGATAATGTCGTGCACATACATGCCTCTGTGCTTTAACATGCTTATCAGCTCAAGTGAGACGTGCTagctttatttctttcttcactCTTAGGATGCGGGCAAAGCAGTGACGGTGTTACGCTTGCA
It contains:
- the cfap251 gene encoding cilia- and flagella-associated protein 251; its protein translation is MNEELGKRSGIRREETGSILKMTELSQVYTATRETLVSNKITHTGAHALSLEWVFGKNPASPAFTLLDHDQLVVLFAGANVGVIYNHTTHSQHTLQGHCCPISCMCVSEDRRWIASSDQGPKSTVMIWDSYSGIPVHTLFDCHPEGGVAAMAFSGDTKLLVTLGGEDVQCVCIWDWTNATDKPLWFTQLNPTHGFQDYIIFNPNDSAQLLSNSKSQLLLYSSANGSLQYFALEVKKYFADTQTVSKAAGSLTQSVFHCKKSQILTATAGGYLVVWDLMEDLAAHESFPRQRIKFIHIQKDPITVLTVIGSCIVTGDTQGHVKFYDEGSLHCTLRYTEFNLDAILSISFSKECVEGHLEDKPFIFRNFVVSTASSTVVHVNTQTGVPQILLHKESEPVHALACHPKQPAVAMGNQRGVLKVWDYENKVIIGRRVFETEEQIQCVTFDSQGRYLAVGFGSGAVHILNPSTLQSDPEEIFHYTKDAIHHITFSSDSKYLATADAGKAVTVLRLQSNDGSLPRWAYMGRYHSHYKPIKDLLFGVHLDSTQPRLLSLGMDRRLVEYDLENSDLNKLLILSSERIEQSAVPVGMTWYPPLSTEQFLLVASDQYKMKLFNSTTKMCRKTLLGPTYGSPIKKAVVLPMSKEPEANSYYMAYLTEDKVGLQIMPLDGNPFKSNAVICHPTGVSTFACSYDGRFVFTAGTSDCAVLSWEIDLNALEAAASLGGKDLMPFYALLEGGRDGKFYREMEDFFYYCQIRHQGIDSMEKRQLSTKILLSDVPSLMRALAYFPTEQEIEDMHNEVKFSTYAETGKYVTDINLEEFIKLYVNHRPALGISSNELLQAFHILGHRDNTGKHVLNKHALLELQQTRGEHMTEEEVTECFTTLLCLNEEEEEEGEEGGQGGEQSDGGNLGYLLESVIPDEISVKTFAGHILGFPSSAEQ